A stretch of DNA from Rattus rattus isolate New Zealand chromosome 1, Rrattus_CSIRO_v1, whole genome shotgun sequence:
ATTAACAATACTTTGTGACAAGGTAGGAGAAGTCCAGTCTCTGTTGTGCTTgatacagtgttttcttttttgaggagGAGGTTCTCCGGTCTACCTTACCCTCAGCAGCTGAAACATTCTGTGTACCTTATTTAAGCGCGTGCTTCTTTAGTCCcagaatcctcctgcttctatcgtCAAGCTCGGGTTTCAGGAATAGTTGATTGTGTCTGGCTGTTGTCAACCCTTAAGAGAGGGTGAGAAGTTCACTCTGTTCTGTGACAGATGGCTTTGATACAAAAAAAGCAAAGTTGGAATTGGTCAAGGTCCTAGAGTGCCacctacttgggaggctgaggcagggggataatTTGAGCCTAAGAGTTCAGAGCAAACTTAGCTAGGGATATACTGAGCATGCATTCCACCACTGAAATACGTTCCCAGACCTCTAAAGATGACTTCTAGCCAGCAGTGCTTTTTCCGGTCTTCCAGAGCCAGCCTTAGCTTTTCCCCCTATCTCAGAGGtttcagacactccagagcaGGTACTATAGAAGCTTCTGGATTCCCCACTGAGCTGAATGACTAGTGATGAAGAACCATTCCCATTAACAGAAACAGACTGATATAAAGGCAGAGCATCATTCTGAGTCACTTCACATGTAAATACAGTACCGGGGAGGGAAGCATAAGAGTTGCCAAACTCAGCCCCCAAAGCTTCCAAAGTAAGGCACCCTTCTCTGCCTCAGTCAGTGCTGTGGTCCGGTGGTGGGAAGGCCACTTACATAACCCTAGCCCTATGAGGAAGAGGGCCTGGTGCTGCCTGGACATTTGGCTCCTGTGGGTGGCCCATCTCAGAGATCCATCCCTCCAAGGTCTTTATGAAACTAGCTGTCAAAACCAGACAAAAGTAAgttaaggaagagtttattttggtgcACAGTTTGAGGGTACGGTCTATCCCATGATAGACCATGATAGAGAAGTAATGGTGGTAGGCACATGGTATCAcagccaggagcagagagcaaCGAATGCTAGAGCTTGGcgctctttctcctttctgtccagTCCAGGACTCCAGCCCATGGCATGGCGTCACCCACAGTCAGGTGCATCTTCCGTTTCAATTCATCAAGTAAGCATTCCTCATAGGCAGGCCCAAAGGCTTGTGTCTTTGGTGATTCTAGACCTGGCCAAGTTGTCAGAGTTAACAATCATATTGTTCCAGCCAAACTCTAACTCCAAAAGCCTTTGTGTCAAAGTGGGGTCTAACACTGCTGAGATGGGCACGGTGGATTGCATGTGATCAGGATAAGGTCAAGAACAGGTATGCGTTCATCCCAGCCTCTAAGCCACCAAGTATGAGCTGAGTCACAGAGGCTTCAAGCTCTTGCTCAGCCCCTTGGACCTCGGCTTCCCATACTAGGATAGGGTGGGAATCACCACTCAGAGCTTTGGAAATGGGATGAGGCCCTACACTGCGGAGAAAGCAGAGGCGAGGATTCAGAATGATCATTTTTGGGCTGGAATTGATACTATTGAAAAAAACTGAATATATCAGGAATGACCAGCAGCCAAACTAGAGGAGGAACCCCTCAAGAGTTGAACTGAGGGGCGCCATGATAGGGGTGCTGGCAGGATAGCTGTTGGACTCTTAGCTTGAGTTCAGTTTTGATTGTTCTTCCTTTCGCCAGTTAGTTCACTTAATAAATGTTTACTACGAGAGAGTCCTTTGCTCTGCCCATTTTTGTATCTTGTAATTGGTCTCTGACCCTTTCTGACTTCCCATTGCTGTCCTACTTCCTCTAAACTGGCAGAGGGCCTTCGGCCTTGCTCCCACCCCATCCTTGTCTTCCATACCTTTTGCCCACCCCTAGAATGTGCCATTCctattctttttaatgtatttctccCTCCCAGTCCCCGATGCAGTCTGTCTTGCATTGCTCTTTCTGTGTCTACTGTTCGTACATCCATTCACACATAATTCATCGAATACTGTGGGCTGCAGGCCCTGTGCCTTGCCCTGTGCTTAGAGCTGTGGGGAACATTCAACTAGTCTTGGTCATTGTCCCTCTCACGTAAGGAACACTGACATAACAAGGCGATAGTCATACCTGGCACACATATCCCACTTTATGGCTTTCATATCTGTTAGGTTATTTGATCTTTCCATGATTACATGAGGCAGCTACGGCAGAAGTTATTCCAattttgtagatgaggaaacAAAAGCTTGGCTGACGTAACCTAATTACTTGTTTAGATGTGACTGAGTGTTGGGCATAAAATGATTGGTTAGAGAGGACGGTGGGAAAGACTGGTGGGCAGGGCTTGCCTAGTGACCCATCCTGAATGAGAATAAGGAATAAGGAATACGATTagaaggcaggctgaggcagatgTCCTAGCCTTGATACAGACATCTACTCCTGTGTGACAGTCCTGATCATTTTCCTGTTGGCTACAGAGCAAGGAGCAAGCACAGGAGAACACTGCCTTTTAAGAAAGATTTACTCTAATGGATATTctgactttgttttgttgaggAGGGCTCTCACTTTGATGCctaggttgtcctggaactcattactagcccaggctagcctcaaccccAAATGTTGGTGTGACAGGTATGAACCATCATAACCAGTTCATTTATTGggttcatttggaagaacaaagtctgaaaactgaaaattaaatgcTGAAGCAAGGATGAGACTTAAGAGGAAATGGTCCAGGATATATAAACACCGGTTATCTCCCACTGAGGTGGTCTCCCTTCACCTGACACATTTTCCAATTTTTCACCTCTCATAATCATAAATGAGATCATTTTTTAAGAGGAAGTCCTTTTGGCAGCCTCTGCTTGTTTGGAAGTTGGGTGGATGTGTGGAGGAGGATGTAGCTAGGGAAGGCAACTGGCCCTCTCAACACAGACAAAAGCTCCTGAGGTTGGAGCTAAAATAGCGGTAGTGGAGTTAAAGAATCACCTCTCTCAGAATAGAGAAACAAGGGCATCCTACACTAGTACTTGGACCACTGGGACAGTAAGGGACCTTGAACTGGCGTAATCAGGAAGACGGTTTGGAAGATAATAGTGATGTGTCCTAGGTTGTTGTCTCACACAGTCTCACCatatagcccatgctggcctcaaacttgtaatcccTCTGTCTCAGCTTTCAGAATACTAAGATTATAGGAATGTTCATGGAGCCCGACATCCTGGGGACACTGAGTTGGAGATCACAGTGAGGTGACAAGGGAGTGCTTTATAGGAAACAGTTCACTCACcttacactcacacagacacttgTTCCTCAGGTACTTGAAGTGGTGGTACCGGAAGACGCAGGTGGAAAAGAAGACCCCTTTCATCGACATGTTCAATTCTGTACCCCTGAGACAGATCTACGGTGAGTCTCAGCCCAGCTGCCCTCAGAGAGGTCCGACTGCTGTGCTTCTAGCTTATGCCTGGCTCCATCCCCTAGGGTTTTCGAGCCTGGACAGGAGATGTGGCCTCGCTTTCTTCTTCCAGTTCTCTACCAACTGTCTAGATTTTCTTCTAGGTTGCCCCTTGGGTGGCATTGGAGGAGGCACCATCACCCGGGGCTGGAGAGGCCAGTTCTGTCGTTGGCAGCTTAATCCTGGAATGTACCAGCACCAGACAGTCATTGCAGACCAAGTAAGGAAGAGGGCTGGCAGGCGGAGGAGTGACTCTTGGCTAGCGTAGGATGTGACAGTTAGACATCCACATGGTCCAATTCAATAAATGCTTACAGGAGGCTGTGCCCCGCCCAGGACCAGGATGGACAATAAGTTAAGATGAACACAGAACCCACACTCCTTGAAAGAGTAAACAAACAGCCCTGCTAAGTCTCTCGGAAGTCTCCTGCCTAATCTTCTGAGCACTGACTCAGCCACTACCCACCGAAGACTAGAAATTCCTAAATCGTTTAAACTGGCTAAAAACATTTGGTACTGCGTGGGGTGGTACATCACTAGAATCCTAGTATTTGAGAGGCCGATgtaaaaggatcaggagttcaaggctagcctgggctacttcaGGCAAAACAAAGGTGGtgggcagtgagatggctcaataggtaaAGCCACACAGGTCTGACAGCCTGCATTCCATCCCTGGACCCCcagggtaggaggagagaaccaggcCCTAAAAATTATCTTCAATGCTTCTTCACGCATAACTTCACTGTTCACTGCGGCATCTGCATGCTGTAGCATCggtgtgaaggtcagagacagCCTGTAGGAAGGAGTGGGCTCTCACCTACATGTGGGCTTGgaagattaaactcaggttgttaggcttggtgacaagtgcctacACTTGCTGGTGACAAGAGCCATCTGGGCTGGccctcaatttaaaaagaaaaagaaaaaaaaaagaacatttgaaaaggCTGGGAGAGAAAAAGTAAAACCTATAAAGTCATGGAGGAGAAAGGAGCACTGTGCTGAGTCTCCTTGCCTAGATTACCACTGTAGCCGGTGGTAGCTCCCCGCGCAGATCTCTGACCGTCTGCCCAGGACTCCCTttagccctctctccagccttcctcacTCTTCTAAAGCTTCAGGtttctcatttctgtttccacATCATGTCGGGGCCTTAATTGACAGTATATGACCTGCTTCACCCCTGCTTCACTCAGATGACCTCCCCTCCTGAGTTAGCAAGTTCCCCTTTCCTGAGGGTACCTCCAGCTTATCTCTGAAGGAGAGACGACTGGCAAATCTCAAACCCCTGATGACTGTACCCTTCTCAATTCAAGTCACTGTCCAGTCTCCACCCCAGGCCCAGCCTCGTCTCGTCTGCTTGGAAACATGGGTCTGCGAAACAGGGTGCAGAGGGCATTAGTAACCTGCTCACAGCAGCATGGCAGCCAGTGTTCTCTGTGACAGAGAGttggtggtctttttttttctttttttttttttggagcttgggactgaacccagggccttgcgcttgctaggcaagcgctctaccactgagctaaatccccaaccccgagttggTGGTCTTAACCATTTGTATTTTACCAGcaacatgaaaaattattttatggctgggcccatatttgtaatcccagcactgaggcaggaggatcaccagctcaaggccagcctgagctataaagcaagagcctatctcaaaagagatagaaggaaaggaaagaaaactttatCAGTAAAAGTACCGAGTGTAGTTTGGAGTAAGGGAAGAGATTAAGCCCTCAGCATTCCTCCTCCCTGGAGCCTAGGGTTTTACTGGAGAAATAAGACTTGGAGAAAATGGAGTCTGCCACCATGAGGTGGGCACAGAGTATACTGAAGGAGCAGACAGTACTACAGAGGCTTTACACACATCCGGCTCTGGGAGGTCCACTTTAGTAAGCTAGAAAGGACCCCTGCCTTCAGAGTGATCCATGGACAACTGGAGACATGGGACAGAAAATACAAATACGGTGACATAATTCACCAAATACTAAAGAGGAATAGAGCATAACAGCATGGTGCCCTGCTGAAGAGGAAGTGTCTGACTCAGGCCCTGAAGGATGAGGGGATCTGACTGGATGGAGATGGGCAGGCGCATGAAGAGGAAGTGAAGGATGTTCATAGGCTGGAGAATATCTGTATTTGTGTGACCAGGTTAGAGTTTAGCGTTCAGCCTGAATGCTATAGGAGTCACTAAAACACGCTAGGCAGGGGTTAGCACATACTGACTTGTTACGTCATTCTCTGCTACCAAGCTAAGAGGCAGGGCTACTGTAGCCTGACTAAGGTACTGAGGTCAGGCATGAAGGGAGGAGGGCTCGGAGCTGGCTGGAGGGGGAGGAAGTGGGTCAAGATGCTGGCTCACTGAGCGGGGAGGAGGGCCTGGAGACAACCTAAGGCTGGTGGTGACAGGGTCTGAAAAGGagtgctgtgggggaggggaccaAGTGTGTGTTGCTTGTGGATTACTTGTTCCAGCCTGTCTGCTCTCTTGATCAAGTTTATAGTATGCTTGCGTCGAGATGGGCGGACTGTGTATCAGCAAGTCCTGTCCTTGGAGCTTCCGAGTGTCCTGCGCAGCTGGAACTGGGGCCTGTGTGGTTATTTTGCTTTCTACCACGCCCTCTATCCCCGAGCCTGGACAGTCTATCAGCTTCCTGGCCAGAATGTCACCCTCACCTGTCGCCAGATCACACCTATCTTGCCTCATGACTACCAGGTGAGGAGTCCTCTGGCTTCCTccactccactcccctccccagaTCCAGTGCTGCTAGAAATGTTAGACTTGTGAAGGGAGGGGCTAGAGCTGTAAACATCACGCTGCTTCCCAGACCAGTTCATCCTAGCTGTCTAGACCCCCTGGTAGGCTGCCTTCCTGGGAATGTCTAGTGCAGTAGGGAATGTTTGAGGAGGTTCTCTCTGGCCAACCCGGACGCTCAGAGCCAAGCATGGATACACTGAGACTGAGTCCAATCTCTTATCCCCAGGACAGCAGCCTCCCTGTAGGAGTGTTTGTGTGGGATGTAGAGAATGAAGGAGATGAGACTCTGGATGTGTCCATCATGTTCTCCATGCGGAATGGACTAGGAGGTGAAGATGATGCTGCTGGAGGTTTGTGGAACGAGCCCTTCCGTCTGGAACAGGATGGGACGACTGTACAGGGGCTACTCCTGCATCATCCAACCCCTCCGAACCCCTACACCATGGCTGTGGCTGCACGACACACGGTAAGGGAAGCCCGCTCTTTACCTCTCCCCGTGAGCCCCTGCCCTCACAGCCTGAGCCAAACCTACTTTACTTCTCATGGTCTGCTCCTAGGACTTGGAGGTGACAGTGCAGGGGGTAGATGAGCTAGTCAGGATCCAGTGTGCTTGGACTTCCTTTACAGGCTTTGGCTTCTTAACAGGCAGATACCACGGTAACCTACACCACAGCCTTTGACCCCGACAGCACTGGGCAGCAGGTGTGGCAGGACCTACTTCAAGATGGACAGCTGGACTCCCCTGCTGGTGACGGGGGGCTTGACTGGGAGGGGTTGGGAAGAAAGGCTCTATCCTGTCTTAGGACCAGGGTGGAAGACCTGAAAATAAATAGACCTTCTCTTCAAATTAGGAGTCCCTAGCTTTGGGGCTCAAGACGGTGGTGCCTGTGCTGACTCTTCTGTGCTCCTTAGGCCAGAGCACCCcgacacagagaggagagggtgtCGCTGGGGCTGTATGCGCCTCCAGCAAGCTGCTGCCACGAGGCCGGTGCTGCTTGGAGTTCTCACTGGCTTGGGATATGCCTAGGATCATGTTTGGAGCTAAAGGCCAAGTCCACTACAGGTAAATGCCGGGATCCAAAGGCACAGGGGGCTCTAGCCTAGGGCATCTGTTCTCAtgtctttctttccatcccaGGCGGTATACACGGTTCTTTGGTTCAGATGGTGATGTGGCGCCTGCCCTGAGCCACTATGCCCTGTGCCAGTATGCAGGTTGGGAGAACAGAATCTCAGCGTGGCAGAACCCAGTACTGGACGACAGGTACCAGTAGCGCCCTCTTGTAGGTTTTCCCAGGCATTTGCTCCAAAGAGGACCTGACCTGTTTCCCCAGCAGTCAGTGGGGCTGTGCTGGGCTTCACGTAGTGCTCCACTCCTTTCAACTCTACCATCCCTTCTGTCCTGGGAGGCTCATTAACAGCTATTCCCTCCTCTCGGCTTCCCAGATCCTTGCCTGCCTGGTACAAATCTGCACTGTTCAATGAACTATACTTCCTGGCTGATGGAGGCACGGTGTGGCTGGAAGTTCCTGAAGACTCCCTCCcagaggagctgggagggagtATGTACCAGCTGCGCCCTATTCTGCAGGACTATGGGCGATTTGGCTATCTCGAAGGTATGGAGTGATGGTGGATTGGCACGTGTCAGGCTAGCTGCTGTTCCACATAACTCGAGATGACAGATTTTGCCTATCCTGAGATGCCGACAGGATAAGGGATGAAATAGTAATACGGAAAGATGACTGTGCCCTACTTGCAACTTTTGAAGAACTACCAAAGCTGGGATTCTGGCAACAGTGTGTCTCTCACCCCTCCAGGCCAGGAGTACCGCATGTACAACACATACGATGTCCACTTCTACGCTTCTTTTGCCCTCGTCATGCTGTGGCCCAAACTTGAGCTCAGTCTTCAGTATGATATGGGTAACTTCTCTTAGCTTTCTCTACCCTTGAACCTTTACCGTCTCTCAGATAATatgtcctcccttcctcctgagcAGGCCTGCATTTTGCTCGTGCCCCGCCCCAGGCCTGCCCATTCCCTGCTTTCCCTCACGTACTCGGTCTCTGCTCCCTCAGCTCTGGCAACTTTCAAGGAGGACCTGACACGGCGACGGTACCTGATGAGTGGAGTAGTGGCGCCTGTGAAAAGGAGGAACGTTATCCCTCATGATATTGGGGATCCAGGTAAGATTCCACTACCCCAAGGCCAACTTCCGTCTGTCAGTCCCTGTACCCTCTGTCCTATCCACTGATGCAGTTAAGCAGGTCCCCTCCCCTCCAACAGATGATGAGCCATGGCTCCGGGTCAACGCATATTTGATCCATGATACTGCTGACTGGAAGGACCTGAACCTGAAGTTTGTGTTGCAAGTTTATCGGGACTATTACCTGACAGGCGATCAAGGCTTCCTGAAGGACATGTGGCCTGTGTGTCTGGTAAGGAACGAGTACATAGTTTCCAGTATACCAGGGGCATGGCTGAGTCTTGGGAGAACCCAGATGGCTAGTATCTTTCttagaacccaggtcttcagtgTCTTCATCCCTCTCTAGGCTGTGATGGAGTCCGAAATGAAGTTTGATAAGGACCAAGATGGACTCATTGAGAATGGAGGCTATGCAGACCAGACCTACGATGGATGGGTCACCACAGGCCCCAGGTTTGGGGATAGGGATCTCCAGGTCTGAGGTGGGGGCCCGGGCATGTTAGGATGGTAGTGCTCATGTGTGGGAGGGACCGGAGCTGCCAGTCTCACCCCAGCTGCTGTCCCTGACCAGTGCTTACTGCGGAGGGCTGTGGCTGGCAGCTGTGGCTGTGATGGTCCAGATGGCCATTCTGTGTGGGGCCCAGGATGTCCAGGATAAGTTTTCTTCCATTCTCTGCCGAGGCCGGGAAGCTTATGAGAGATTGCTCTGGAACGGTGAGTAAAAGCAACCTGGGGCATCTTAAAACCCAACCTCAGGATACAGCAACTTTACTCTGCTCCCTCTCTATTCCAGGACGCTATTACAACTACGACAGCAGCTCCCAGCCACAGTCCCGCAGCGTCATGTCTGACCAGTGTGCCGGGCAGTGGTTCCTGAGGGCCTGCGGCCTGGGAGAAGGAGACACTGAAGTGAGCGAGTAGAAGACCCAGAGAAGTGTGGGTTTCCCTGGAGGTGGGAGGCAAGTCTGACTCTGCCTTTGCTGTTCCTCCAGGTATTCCCTACCCTCCATGTCGTCCGTGCTCTCAAAACCATCTTTGAGCTCAATGTCCAAGCCTTCGCAGGAGGAGCCATGGGGGCTGTGAATGGAATGCAGCCTCATGGTGTCCCTGATAGGTCCAGTGTGCAGTCTGATGAAGTTTGGGTGGGCGTGGTCTATGGGCTGGCAGCCACCATGATCCAAGAGGTAATGTACTTTCTTCCCATCCCCTCACCGTTGTACCTTAGTCCAGAAGACTTCCTCAGCCATTCAGTTTATTCCAagaacacctaatgccatcttaTCCATCCATAGAGCTCCCTCTTCCCGGATATGCCTTCCACCTCTTGCCTTTTAAGTTCTTGCCTTTAGGGCAAACAGCCTACTGCCTTATCTGCTAAGGAAATTGTACTGAGAACTAGCTATTATGTGTGGCTTCTACCTCTCCCCACAGGGCCTGACTTGGGAAGGTTTCCGGACAGCTGAAGGCTGTTACCGCACTGTATGGGAACGCCTGGGCCTGGCTTTCCAGACCCCAGAGGCATACTGCCAGCAGCGAGTGTTCCGCTCCCTGGCCTACATGCGGCCCCTGAGCATCTGGGCCATGCAGCTGGCCCTTCAACAGCAGCAGCATAAAAAGAACAGCAGCCGGCCAGCAGTCACACAAGGCACAGCACCCAGCACAGCCTGAATGCGGACCAAAGAGATCACTGCAAACCTACGTCCAGAGCGATCCCACTGAGCTGTGGAGGCCCAGCCTCCGCACTGggcttccctgcctcctcccacaaGTCCTGCAGCCCTGAGCCAATAGGACAATCAtgcccctcctcttcctaccCCGCTGTGCCAGTAAGAAGGGGCTGAGGAACCACTTATTTATTTCTTACCCTTCCCATTCCTTCTGTGGATGAAGTATTCAAGGCCAGTAAATTTCTCCAAATCTATTCATGGGACAACAG
This window harbors:
- the Gba2 gene encoding non-lysosomal glucosylceramidase; translated protein: MTQDPVNMVTCVPASEQIGCAERDSQIYSEDTGGTEAVRVTDCGSPEDSGPQNEPGYCNSEDSGQLMASYEGKARGYQVPPFGWRICLAHEFAEKRKPFQANNVSLSNLVKHFGMGLRYLKWWYRKTQVEKKTPFIDMFNSVPLRQIYGCPLGGIGGGTITRGWRGQFCRWQLNPGMYQHQTVIADQFIVCLRRDGRTVYQQVLSLELPSVLRSWNWGLCGYFAFYHALYPRAWTVYQLPGQNVTLTCRQITPILPHDYQDSSLPVGVFVWDVENEGDETLDVSIMFSMRNGLGGEDDAAGGLWNEPFRLEQDGTTVQGLLLHHPTPPNPYTMAVAARHTADTTVTYTTAFDPDSTGQQVWQDLLQDGQLDSPAGQSTPTQRGEGVAGAVCASSKLLPRGRCCLEFSLAWDMPRIMFGAKGQVHYRRYTRFFGSDGDVAPALSHYALCQYAGWENRISAWQNPVLDDRSLPAWYKSALFNELYFLADGGTVWLEVPEDSLPEELGGSMYQLRPILQDYGRFGYLEGQEYRMYNTYDVHFYASFALVMLWPKLELSLQYDMALATFKEDLTRRRYLMSGVVAPVKRRNVIPHDIGDPDDEPWLRVNAYLIHDTADWKDLNLKFVLQVYRDYYLTGDQGFLKDMWPVCLAVMESEMKFDKDQDGLIENGGYADQTYDGWVTTGPSAYCGGLWLAAVAVMVQMAILCGAQDVQDKFSSILCRGREAYERLLWNGRYYNYDSSSQPQSRSVMSDQCAGQWFLRACGLGEGDTEVFPTLHVVRALKTIFELNVQAFAGGAMGAVNGMQPHGVPDRSSVQSDEVWVGVVYGLAATMIQEGLTWEGFRTAEGCYRTVWERLGLAFQTPEAYCQQRVFRSLAYMRPLSIWAMQLALQQQQHKKNSSRPAVTQGTAPSTA